A stretch of Ectothiorhodospiraceae bacterium BW-2 DNA encodes these proteins:
- a CDS encoding AAA family ATPase, with amino-acid sequence MVKIPYGLGNFKTLREENGLYFDRTKLLHELEAAGRQLLFLRPRRFGKTLWLTLLENYYDIAAASQFETLFGDLAIGPNPTPNRNRYFMLKWNLSVIDPHGSHNDIAQRVHDHINDSINDFTIRYQNLLTLPIAIQSDNALSSLSRLLAAIRPLNTPLYLLIDEYDNFANEVLTSREQGRQRYNELVESEGVIKTVFKAVKAASDGLGLERVFITGVSPVVMSDITSGYNVAENISHWPEFHALCGLTAEELQPVCHQIAQHCQLPESAADEALAMMRNFYNGYRFCREEAQRLYNPTLTLYFLKHWQRRCSYPAELLDDNLAMDKNRLRYIASLPHGTEVIEAALNPQQPLQVEKLVQDFGVAAMLKDPSDASFIISLLVYFGVLTIDSVTLLGELTVTIPNQVVRSLYIDRIQQQLLNGYEDNNRQQAVAKQLYTEADFEPLANFIEQRFYSVLDNRDMRWSNELTLKTTLLLLLTNDLYYLPRSELSLGGGYSDLLFEIRPDKRQAPLYDLLFELKYLSLKDLKLSAEQLSDMSREQLAELAPVKKLLDEAEVQLASYQPKLQQLFPAVEWQLKSFAVVSLGIRRLVWRDGCRVSAARPNSETIGAR; translated from the coding sequence ATGGTAAAGATTCCGTATGGCTTGGGTAACTTTAAAACCCTCAGAGAGGAGAATGGACTCTATTTTGACCGCACCAAGCTACTGCATGAACTAGAGGCCGCAGGACGGCAGCTCCTGTTTCTGCGCCCGCGCCGCTTTGGTAAAACCCTGTGGCTAACGCTGCTAGAGAACTACTACGATATCGCTGCCGCCTCTCAATTTGAGACCCTGTTTGGCGATTTAGCGATAGGGCCAAACCCGACCCCGAACCGTAACCGCTACTTTATGTTGAAATGGAACTTGTCGGTCATCGATCCGCACGGCAGCCATAACGACATTGCACAACGGGTGCACGATCACATTAACGACTCGATAAACGACTTTACTATTCGCTACCAAAATCTATTGACGCTACCGATTGCGATTCAATCTGATAATGCACTGAGCTCCTTGAGCCGCCTGCTAGCGGCAATTCGCCCGCTTAACACGCCCCTCTACCTGTTGATTGATGAGTATGATAACTTTGCTAATGAGGTGCTAACCAGTCGCGAGCAGGGTCGGCAGCGCTATAACGAGCTAGTTGAGAGCGAGGGGGTGATTAAAACCGTCTTTAAAGCGGTCAAAGCGGCGAGCGATGGTTTAGGCTTAGAGCGAGTCTTTATCACCGGCGTCTCACCGGTGGTGATGAGCGATATCACCAGCGGCTACAATGTGGCCGAAAATATCAGCCACTGGCCCGAATTTCATGCATTGTGTGGCTTAACCGCTGAGGAGCTGCAACCGGTTTGTCACCAAATAGCGCAACATTGCCAGCTACCTGAGAGCGCCGCAGACGAGGCACTGGCGATGATGCGAAACTTCTATAACGGCTACCGCTTCTGTCGCGAAGAGGCGCAGCGGCTCTATAACCCGACCCTCACCCTCTACTTTTTGAAACATTGGCAGCGGCGCTGCAGCTATCCTGCTGAGCTGTTAGATGACAATTTAGCGATGGACAAAAACCGGCTGCGCTATATCGCCTCGTTACCGCATGGCACAGAGGTGATTGAGGCGGCACTCAATCCGCAGCAGCCACTACAGGTAGAAAAATTGGTACAGGATTTTGGCGTAGCGGCGATGCTCAAAGATCCGTCCGATGCCAGTTTTATCATCTCACTGCTGGTCTATTTTGGGGTATTAACGATTGACTCGGTGACTCTGTTAGGGGAGTTAACGGTGACGATTCCGAATCAGGTGGTGCGCTCGCTCTATATTGACCGCATTCAACAGCAGCTACTCAATGGCTATGAGGATAATAATCGCCAGCAGGCGGTAGCGAAACAGCTCTATACCGAGGCTGACTTTGAGCCCCTAGCTAACTTTATCGAACAGCGTTTTTATAGCGTGCTTGATAATCGTGATATGCGCTGGAGCAATGAGTTGACGCTCAAAACCACGCTACTACTGCTGCTGACCAACGATCTCTACTACCTGCCGCGCTCAGAGCTCTCACTTGGCGGCGGCTATAGCGATCTCTTATTTGAGATTCGCCCCGATAAGCGCCAAGCACCGCTGTATGATCTGCTATTTGAACTGAAATATCTGTCACTGAAAGATCTCAAATTAAGCGCAGAACAGCTATCTGATATGAGTCGGGAGCAGCTAGCTGAGTTGGCACCGGTGAAAAAGCTGTTAGATGAGGCAGAGGTGCAGTTAGCCTCGTATCAACCGAAACTACAGCAGCTCTTTCCGGCGGTAGAGTGGCAGTTAAAATCGTTTGCGGTGGTGAGTCTTGGAATACGGCGACTGGTGTGGCGTGATGGGTGTCGGGTTAGCGCAGCGAGACCCAACAGCGAAACGATAGGGGCTCGATAA
- a CDS encoding AAA family ATPase codes for MVKIPYGQGDFKRLRTDGQLYFDRTKLLHDLEAAGRQLLFLRPRRFGKTLWLTLLENYYDIGAASQFETLFGDLAIGPNPTPNRNRYFILKWNFSVVDPNGDLTHITRSLHSHINGEIEFFAARYRAWLPDAIKIDERDALRSFKNLLTALKIVERPLYLLIDEYDNFANEVLTSREQGKKRYDELVAGEGVIKTVFKAVKAASDGSGLERVFITGVSPVVMSDITSGYNVAENISHWPEFHALCGLTVEELQPVCHQIAQHCQLPESAADEALAMMRNFYNGYRFCREEAQRLYNPTLTLYFLKHWQRRCSYPAELLDDNLAMDKNRLRYIASLPHGTEVIEAALNPQQPLQVEKLVQDFGVAAMLKDPSDASFIISLLVYFGVLTIQDVSPLGKLKVAIPNQVVRSLYIDRIQQQLLNGYEDNNRQQAVAEQLYTEADFEPLADFIEQRFYSVLDNRDMRWSNELTLKTTLLLLLTNDLYYLPRSELSLGGGYSDLLFEIRPDKRQAPLYDLLFELKYLSLKDLKLSAEQLSDMSREQLAELAPVKTLLDEAEVQLASYQPKLQQLFPAIEWQLKSFAVVSLGIRRLVWRDGCRVSAARPNSETIGAR; via the coding sequence ATGGTAAAGATTCCGTATGGTCAAGGTGATTTTAAGCGGTTAAGAACCGATGGCCAGCTCTACTTTGACCGCACTAAACTACTGCACGACTTAGAGGCCGCAGGACGGCAGCTCCTGTTTCTGCGCCCGCGCCGCTTTGGTAAAACCCTGTGGCTAACGCTGCTAGAGAACTACTACGATATCGGTGCCGCCTCTCAATTTGAGACCCTGTTTGGCGACTTAGCGATAGGGCCAAACCCGACCCCAAACCGTAACCGCTACTTTATTTTGAAGTGGAACTTTTCGGTGGTTGATCCTAATGGCGATTTAACACACATTACCCGCTCGCTACACAGCCATATTAATGGGGAGATCGAGTTTTTTGCAGCACGCTATCGTGCTTGGTTACCCGATGCCATCAAAATAGATGAACGCGATGCACTACGCTCATTTAAAAATCTGTTAACGGCACTAAAAATAGTGGAACGGCCACTCTATCTGCTCATTGATGAGTATGACAACTTTGCCAACGAGGTATTAACCAGTCGCGAGCAGGGTAAAAAGCGCTACGACGAACTAGTTGCAGGGGAAGGGGTGATAAAAACCGTCTTTAAAGCGGTCAAAGCAGCGAGCGATGGTTCAGGCTTAGAGCGAGTCTTTATCACCGGCGTCTCACCGGTGGTGATGAGCGATATCACCAGCGGCTACAATGTGGCCGAGAATATTAGCCACTGGCCCGAATTTCATGCCCTGTGCGGCTTAACTGTTGAGGAGCTGCAACCGGTGTGTCACCAAATAGCGCAACATTGCCAGCTACCTGAGAGCGCCGCAGACGAGGCACTGGCGATGATGCGAAACTTCTATAACGGCTACCGCTTCTGTCGCGAAGAGGCGCAGCGGCTCTATAACCCGACCCTCACCCTCTACTTTTTGAAACATTGGCAGCGGCGCTGCAGCTATCCTGCTGAGCTGTTAGATGACAATTTAGCGATGGACAAAAACCGGCTGCGCTATATCGCCTCGTTACCGCATGGCACAGAGGTGATTGAGGCGGCGCTCAATCCGCAGCAGCCACTACAGGTAGAAAAATTGGTACAGGATTTTGGGGTAGCGGCGATGCTCAAAGATCCGTCCGATGCCAGTTTTATCATCTCACTGCTGGTCTATTTTGGGGTATTGACGATTCAGGATGTCTCGCCACTAGGGAAGCTGAAGGTAGCCATTCCTAATCAGGTCGTGCGCTCGCTCTATATCGACCGCATTCAACAGCAGCTATTAAATGGCTATGAGGATAATAACCGCCAACAGGCAGTGGCGGAGCAGCTCTATACCGAGGCTGACTTTGAGCCCCTAGCCGACTTTATCGAACAGCGTTTTTATAGCGTGCTTGATAATCGTGATATGCGTTGGAGCAATGAGTTAACGCTCAAAACCACGCTACTACTGCTGCTGACCAACGATCTCTACTACCTGCCGCGCTCAGAACTCTCACTCGGCGGCGGCTATAGTGATCTCTTATTTGAGATTCGCCCCGATAAGCGCCAAGCACCGCTGTATGATCTGCTATTTGAACTCAAATATCTGTCACTGAAAGATCTCAAATTAAGCGCAGAACAGCTATCTGATATGAGTCGGGAGCAGCTAGCTGAGTTGGCACCGGTGAAAACGCTGTTAGATGAGGCAGAGGTGCAGTTAGCCTCGTATCAACCGAAACTACAGCAGCTCTTTCCAGCTATAGAGTGGCAGTTAAAATCGTTTGCGGTGGTGAGTCTTGGAATACGGCGACTGGTGTGGCGTGATGGGTGTCGGGTTAGCGCAGCGAGACCCAACAGCGAAACGATAGGGGCTCGATAA
- a CDS encoding AAA family ATPase → MVKIPYGQGDFKRLRTDGQLYFDRTKLLHDLEAAGRQLLFLRPRRFGKTLWLTLLENYYDIGATSQFETLFGDLAIGQNPTPNRNRYFMLKWNFSVIDPSGELAHISRSLHNHLNSSIERFCNRYRQWLKRPVQIDSQDGIHSFENLLGELAAYDTPLYLLIDEYDNFANEVLTRREQGRQSYHELVGGEGVIKTVFKAVKAASDGLGLERVFITGVSPVVMSDITSGYNVAENISHWPEFHALCGLTVEELQPVCHQIAQHCQLPESAADEALAMMRNFYNGYRFCREEAQRLYNPTLTLYFLKHWQRRCSYPAELLDDNLAMDKNRLRYIASLPHGTEVIEAALNPQQPLQVEKLVQDFGVAAMLKDPSDASFIISLLVYFGVLTIDSVTLLGELTVTIPNQVVRSLYIDRIQQQLLNGYEDNNRQQAVAKQLYTEADFEPLADFIEQRFYSVLDNRDRRWSNELTLKTTLLLLLTNDLYYLPRSELSLGGGYSDLLFEIRPDKRQAPLYDLLFELKYLSLKDLKLSAEQLSDMSREQLAELAPVKKLLDEAEVQLASYQPKLQQLFPAVVWQLKSFAVVSLGTRRLVWR, encoded by the coding sequence ATGGTAAAGATTCCGTATGGTCAAGGTGATTTTAAGCGGTTAAGAACCGATGGCCAGCTCTACTTTGACCGCACTAAACTACTGCACGACTTAGAGGCCGCAGGACGGCAGCTCCTCTTTCTGCGCCCGCGCCGCTTTGGTAAAACCCTGTGGCTAACGCTGCTAGAGAACTACTACGATATCGGTGCCACCTCTCAATTTGAGACCCTGTTTGGCGACTTAGCGATAGGCCAAAATCCGACTCCGAACCGTAACCGCTACTTTATGTTGAAGTGGAACTTTTCGGTCATCGATCCAAGTGGTGAGTTAGCCCATATTAGCCGCTCTTTGCATAACCATCTGAACAGCTCAATTGAGCGCTTTTGCAACAGATATCGTCAATGGCTGAAGCGGCCGGTTCAAATAGATTCGCAAGATGGGATACACAGTTTTGAGAATCTATTAGGTGAGTTAGCGGCGTATGATACTCCGCTCTACCTGCTGATTGATGAGTATGACAACTTTGCCAATGAAGTGCTCACCCGCCGTGAACAGGGGCGGCAGAGCTACCATGAGCTAGTCGGTGGCGAGGGGGTGATTAAAACCGTCTTTAAAGCGGTCAAAGCAGCGAGCGATGGTTTAGGCTTAGAGCGAGTCTTTATCACCGGCGTCTCACCGGTGGTGATGAGCGATATCACCAGCGGTTACAATGTGGCCGAAAATATCAGCCACTGGCCCGAATTTCATGCCCTGTGCGGCTTAACTGTTGAGGAGCTGCAACCGGTGTGTCACCAAATAGCGCAACATTGCCAGCTACCTGAGAGCGCCGCAGACGAGGCACTGGCGATGATGCGAAACTTCTATAACGGCTACCGTTTCTGTCGCGAAGAGGCGCAGCGGCTCTATAACCCGACCCTCACCCTCTACTTTTTGAAACATTGGCAGCGGCGCTGCAGCTATCCTGCTGAGCTGTTAGATGACAATTTAGCGATGGACAAAAACCGGCTGCGCTATATCGCCTCGTTACCGCATGGCACAGAGGTGATTGAGGCGGCACTCAATCCGCAGCAGCCACTACAGGTAGAAAAATTGGTACAGGATTTTGGCGTAGCGGCGATGCTCAAAGATCCGTCCGATGCCAGTTTTATCATCTCACTGCTGGTCTATTTTGGGGTATTAACGATTGACTCGGTGACTCTGTTAGGGGAGTTAACGGTGACGATTCCGAATCAGGTGGTGCGCTCGCTCTATATTGACCGCATTCAACAGCAGCTACTCAATGGCTATGAAGATAATAACCGCCAGCAGGCGGTGGCAAAACAGCTCTATACCGAGGCCGACTTTGAGCCCCTAGCCGACTTTATCGAACAGCGTTTTTATAGCGTGCTTGATAATCGTGATAGGCGTTGGAGCAATGAGTTAACGCTCAAAACCACGCTACTACTGCTGCTGACCAACGATCTCTACTACCTGCCGCGCTCAGAGCTATCTTTAGGCGGCGGCTATAGCGATCTCTTATTTGAGATTCGCCCCGATAAGCGCCAAGCACCGCTGTATGACCTGCTATTTGAACTGAAATATCTGTCACTGAAAGATCTCAAATTAAGCGCAGAACAGCTATCTGATATGAGTCGGGAGCAGCTAGCTGAGTTGGCACCGGTGAAAAAGCTGTTAGATGAGGCAGAGGTGCAGTTAGCCTCGTATCAACCGAAACTACAGCAGCTCTTTCCGGCGGTGGTGTGGCAGTTAAAGTCGTTTGCGGTGGTGAGCCTTGGTACACGACGGTTGGTGTGGCGGTAG
- a CDS encoding AAA family ATPase, with the protein MVKIPYGQGDFKRLRTDGQLYFDRTKLLHDLEAAGRQLLFLRPRRFGKTLWLTLLENYYDIGAASQFETLFGDLAIGPNPTPNRNRYFILKWNFSVVDPNGDLTHITRSLHSHINGEIEFFAARYRAWLPDAIKIDERDALRSFKNLLTALKIVERPLYLLIDEYDNFANEVLTSREQGKKRYDELVAGEGVIKTVFKAVKAASDGLGLERVFITGVSPVVMSDITSGYNVAENISHWPEFHALCGLTAEELQPVCHQIAQHCQLPESAADEALAMMRNFYNGYRFCREEAQRLYNPTLTLYFLKHWQRRCSYPAELLDDNLAMDKNRLRYIASLPHGAEVIESALNPQQPLQVEKLVQDFGVAAMLKDPSDASFIISLLVYFGVLTIQDVSPLGKLKVAIPNQVVRSLYIDRIQQQLLNGYEDNNRQQAVAEQLYTEADFEPLADFIEQRFYSVLDNRDMRWSNELTLKTTLLLLLTNDLYYLPRSELSLGGGYSDLLFEIRPDKRQAPLYDLLFELKYLSLKDLKLSAEQLSDMSREQLAELAPVKTLLDEAEVQLASYQPKLQQLFPAIEWQLKSFAVVSLGIRRLVWRDGCRVSAARPNSETIGAR; encoded by the coding sequence ATGGTAAAGATTCCGTATGGTCAAGGTGATTTTAAGCGGTTAAGAACCGATGGCCAGCTCTACTTTGACCGCACTAAACTACTGCACGACTTAGAGGCCGCAGGACGGCAGCTCCTGTTTCTGCGCCCGCGCCGCTTTGGTAAAACCCTGTGGCTAACGCTGCTAGAGAACTACTACGATATCGGTGCCGCCTCTCAATTTGAGACCCTGTTTGGCGACTTAGCGATAGGGCCAAACCCGACCCCAAACCGTAACCGCTACTTTATTTTGAAGTGGAACTTTTCGGTGGTTGATCCTAATGGCGATTTAACACACATTACCCGCTCGCTACACAGCCATATTAATGGGGAGATCGAGTTTTTTGCAGCACGCTATCGTGCTTGGTTACCCGATGCCATCAAAATAGATGAACGCGATGCACTACGCTCATTTAAAAATCTGTTAACGGCACTAAAAATAGTGGAACGGCCACTCTATCTGCTCATTGATGAGTATGACAACTTTGCCAACGAGGTATTAACCAGTCGCGAGCAGGGTAAAAAGCGCTACGACGAACTAGTTGCAGGGGAAGGGGTGATAAAAACCGTCTTTAAAGCGGTCAAAGCAGCGAGCGATGGTTTAGGCTTAGAGCGAGTCTTTATCACCGGCGTCTCACCGGTGGTGATGAGCGATATCACCAGCGGCTACAATGTGGCCGAAAATATCAGCCACTGGCCCGAATTTCATGCATTGTGTGGCTTAACCGCTGAGGAGCTGCAACCGGTTTGTCACCAAATAGCGCAACATTGTCAGCTACCTGAGAGCGCCGCAGACGAGGCGCTGGCGATGATGCGAAACTTCTATAACGGCTACCGCTTCTGTCGCGAAGAGGCGCAGCGACTCTATAACCCGACCCTCACCCTCTACTTCTTGAAACATTGGCAGCGGCGCTGCAGCTATCCTGCTGAGCTGTTAGATGACAATTTAGCGATGGACAAAAACCGGCTGCGCTATATCGCCTCACTACCGCATGGGGCTGAGGTGATCGAATCGGCACTCAATCCGCAGCAGCCACTACAGGTAGAAAAATTGGTACAGGATTTTGGGGTAGCGGCGATGCTCAAAGATCCGTCCGATGCCAGTTTTATCATCTCACTGCTGGTCTATTTTGGGGTATTGACGATTCAGGATGTCTCGCCACTAGGGAAGCTGAAGGTAGCCATTCCTAATCAGGTCGTGCGCTCGCTCTATATCGACCGCATTCAACAGCAGCTACTCAATGGCTATGAAGATAATAACCGCCAACAGGCAGTGGCGGAGCAGCTCTATACCGAGGCCGACTTTGAGCCCCTAGCCGACTTTATCGAACAGCGTTTTTATAGCGTGCTTGATAATCGTGATATGCGCTGGAGCAATGAGTTAACGCTCAAAACCACGCTACTACTGCTGCTGACCAACGATCTCTACTACCTGCCGCGCTCAGAGCTATCTTTAGGCGGTGGCTATAGTGATCTCTTATTTGAGATTCGCCCCGATAAGCGCCAAGCACCGCTGTATGATCTGCTATTTGAACTGAAATATCTGTCACTGAAAGATCTCAAATTAAGCGCAGAACAGCTATCTGATATGAGTCGGGAGCAGCTAGCTGAGTTGGCACCGGTGAAAACGCTGTTAGATGAGGCAGAGGTGCAGTTAGCCTCGTATCAACCGAAACTACAGCAGCTCTTTCCAGCTATAGAGTGGCAGTTAAAATCGTTTGCGGTGGTGAGTCTTGGAATACGGCGACTGGTGTGGCGTGATGGGTGTCGGGTTAGCGCAGCGAGACCCAACAGCGAAACGATAGGGGCTCGATAA